Proteins from a genomic interval of Gossypium hirsutum isolate 1008001.06 chromosome A09, Gossypium_hirsutum_v2.1, whole genome shotgun sequence:
- the LOC107896468 gene encoding heavy metal-associated isoprenylated plant protein 39: MYFVYLYVVLQFDGFHDRLNHCFVWSLLPVSVPMKKVVLKLDLHEGKEKQKAMKAVSGLSGVDSISMDMKDKKLTVIGDVDPINIVNKLRKQWYTEILTVGPAKEEKKDGGGAKKDEGSGGGGGGGGGGGGGGKKEDDKKKESDQIAELVKAYKAYNPHMTTYYRVVSAEENPNSCVIS; encoded by the exons ATGTACTTCGTCTATTTATATGTTGTCTTACAATTTGATGGTTTTCATGATCGTCTCAATCATTGTTTTGTTTGGTCACTGCTTCCTGTTTCAGTACCAATGAAG AAAGTTGTCTTGAAATTGGATTTACATGAAGGCAAAGAGAAACAGAAAGCCATGAAAGCTGTTTCCGGTCTCTCCG GTGTTGATTCTATTTCGATGGATATGAAAGACAAGAAGTTGACAGTCATCGGCGACGTTGACCCGATTAACATAGTGAACAAGTTGAGAAAACAATGGTATACCGAGATTTTAACGGTTGGACCggcaaaagaagagaaaaaagatgGAGGAGGAGCCAAGAAAGATGAAGGCAGCGGTGGTGGTGgtggcggcggcggcggcggcggcggcggtgGCAAGAAGGAGGAcgataaaaagaaagaaagtgatcAGATTGCTGAGCTTGTTAAGGCTTACAAGGCCTATAATCCTCACATGACTACATATTATCGAGTCGTAAGTGCGGAAGAAAATCCGAATTCGTGTGTTATCAGCTAA